Proteins encoded by one window of Orbaceae bacterium BiB:
- the frc gene encoding formyl-CoA transferase — MTLPLQGIRVLDFTGVQSGPSCTQMLAWFGADVIKIERPGVGDVTRNQLRDIPDVDALYFTMLNSNKRSLELNTKTPEGKEVMTKLIQGADVLVENFHPGAMDHMGFTWEYIQELNPRLIFGSIKGFNDCSPYVDVKAYENVAQAAGGALSTTGFWDGPPTVSAAALGDSNTGMHLLIGLLAALLQREKTGKGQRVTMSMQDAVLNLCRVKLRDQQRLEKVGYLEEYPQYPNGTFGDAVPRGGNAGGGGQPGWVLKCKGWETDPNAYIYFTIQEQNWENTCKAIGKPEWAQDPNYNTAKARQPHIFDIFAEIEKFLANYDKHAAVKYLSGYDVPCAPVLSMKEIAEDPSLRESGSVVEVEQPGRGTYLTVGCPMKFSAFTPEIKSAPLLGEHSEQVLKELGYNDEQIAHMRQSGAI, encoded by the coding sequence ATGACTCTTCCACTACAAGGTATCCGAGTACTCGATTTTACAGGAGTACAATCTGGTCCATCATGTACACAAATGTTAGCCTGGTTTGGTGCTGATGTAATAAAAATTGAGCGTCCAGGTGTCGGTGATGTGACTCGTAACCAATTACGTGATATCCCTGATGTTGATGCCCTCTATTTTACCATGTTAAATAGTAATAAACGCTCGCTTGAACTCAATACCAAAACCCCAGAAGGGAAAGAGGTTATGACTAAATTGATTCAAGGGGCTGATGTGCTTGTTGAAAACTTCCATCCGGGTGCCATGGATCATATGGGCTTTACTTGGGAATACATTCAAGAGCTTAATCCTCGCTTAATTTTTGGTTCAATCAAAGGCTTTAATGATTGTTCGCCGTATGTTGATGTTAAAGCGTATGAAAATGTAGCACAAGCCGCTGGCGGTGCATTATCAACTACCGGTTTCTGGGATGGTCCACCAACAGTAAGCGCTGCAGCACTTGGTGACAGTAACACTGGTATGCACTTACTCATCGGATTATTAGCAGCATTATTACAACGTGAAAAAACTGGTAAAGGCCAACGCGTCACCATGTCAATGCAAGATGCCGTGCTGAACTTATGCCGTGTAAAACTGCGTGACCAACAACGTTTAGAAAAAGTCGGTTACCTTGAAGAGTACCCGCAATACCCTAACGGAACCTTTGGTGATGCCGTACCACGTGGGGGGAATGCCGGTGGCGGTGGTCAACCTGGTTGGGTATTAAAATGTAAAGGTTGGGAAACCGATCCGAATGCCTATATCTACTTCACCATTCAAGAGCAAAACTGGGAAAATACCTGTAAAGCCATCGGTAAACCAGAGTGGGCCCAAGATCCAAACTACAATACAGCGAAAGCTCGTCAGCCGCATATTTTTGATATTTTTGCTGAAATTGAAAAATTCCTCGCTAATTATGATAAACATGCCGCAGTGAAATACTTAAGTGGTTACGATGTACCATGTGCCCCGGTCTTAAGTATGAAAGAGATCGCCGAAGACCCATCATTGCGTGAAAGTGGTAGTGTGGTTGAAGTTGAGCAGCCTGGTCGTGGGACTTACCTAACTGTTGGTTGCCCAATGAAATTCTCTGCCTTTACTCCGGAAATCAAAAGTGCTCCGTTACTTGGTGAACACAGTGAACAGGTGTTAAAAGAGCTCGGCTATAACGATGAACAAATCGCGCACATGCGTCAAAGTGGTGCCATCTAA
- the oxc gene encoding oxalyl-CoA decarboxylase translates to MSDNNTQNLTDGMHIIVDALKKNDIKTIYGVVGIPITDLARHAQAEGIRYIGFRHEQSAGNAAAISGYLTKKPGICLTVSAPGFLNGLVALANATTNGFPMILISGSSDREIIDLQQGDYEELDQMTAAKPYAKASFRVNKPEDIGIALARAIRASVSGRPGGVYLDLTTELLSSVMDKEAADKSTFKVENPAPAQLPAPESVEKALQLLSTAKRPLVILGKGAAYAQADEDIQTFIEKTGIPFLPMSMAKGLLPDTHKQSAAAARSHAISHADVIVLLGARLNWLLGHGKGKNWSADTQLIQVDIDANEMDSNRHITAPVVGDMNSVMAQFVSGLDKFTIHASQAWTDELDAIKVTNGAKMAAKLNKDVVPMNYFCALRAIRDVLVDYKEAYVVNEGANTLDNGRNIIDMYRPRQRLDCGTWGVMGIGMGYAIGAAATSGKPVVAIEGDSAFGFSGMEIETICRYQLPVTILVFNNGGVYRGDDINRHGDSDPAPTYLMKEARYDKMMEAFGGQGFNATTSDEIKAALLAGLQSGKPTLINCVIDPTVGTESGHLTNLNPQSVDKK, encoded by the coding sequence ATGTCTGATAACAATACTCAAAATCTAACCGATGGCATGCACATTATCGTTGATGCGTTAAAAAAGAATGACATCAAAACTATTTATGGTGTAGTGGGTATTCCCATTACTGATTTGGCTCGTCACGCTCAAGCGGAAGGGATCCGTTATATCGGTTTTCGTCACGAACAATCGGCGGGTAACGCAGCAGCAATCAGTGGCTATCTCACTAAGAAACCGGGGATCTGTTTAACCGTTTCTGCGCCGGGCTTTTTAAATGGTCTGGTCGCCTTAGCCAATGCCACCACCAACGGTTTTCCGATGATTTTAATCAGCGGTTCAAGTGATCGTGAAATCATCGATTTACAGCAAGGTGATTATGAAGAGCTTGACCAGATGACGGCAGCAAAACCTTATGCAAAAGCGTCATTTCGCGTCAATAAACCAGAAGATATCGGTATTGCTTTAGCGCGCGCTATTCGAGCCTCTGTCTCTGGACGACCTGGCGGTGTGTATTTAGATTTAACAACCGAGCTATTATCCAGCGTTATGGATAAAGAGGCAGCGGATAAATCGACCTTTAAAGTAGAAAACCCGGCACCGGCACAGCTTCCTGCGCCTGAATCTGTCGAAAAAGCGCTGCAACTCTTATCAACGGCTAAACGTCCATTGGTAATTTTAGGTAAAGGGGCGGCCTACGCACAAGCGGATGAAGATATTCAAACCTTTATTGAAAAGACGGGGATCCCTTTTCTCCCGATGTCGATGGCGAAAGGTTTACTGCCAGATACGCATAAACAGTCAGCAGCAGCCGCACGTTCACATGCCATTTCTCATGCTGATGTGATTGTCTTATTAGGGGCAAGATTAAACTGGCTATTAGGTCATGGTAAAGGTAAAAACTGGTCGGCTGATACACAGTTGATCCAAGTGGATATTGATGCCAATGAAATGGACAGTAACCGTCATATTACTGCACCGGTCGTGGGCGATATGAATTCGGTGATGGCGCAGTTTGTCAGTGGGTTAGATAAATTCACGATTCACGCTAGCCAAGCATGGACAGATGAACTTGATGCGATCAAAGTCACAAATGGCGCGAAAATGGCGGCGAAATTGAACAAAGACGTGGTGCCAATGAACTATTTTTGTGCGCTACGCGCTATCCGCGATGTGCTGGTGGATTATAAAGAGGCTTACGTGGTCAATGAAGGCGCGAACACTCTGGATAATGGCCGTAATATCATCGATATGTATCGACCACGTCAACGTCTTGATTGTGGGACTTGGGGTGTGATGGGCATTGGTATGGGGTATGCGATTGGTGCCGCGGCAACGAGTGGTAAACCGGTTGTTGCGATTGAAGGCGACAGTGCTTTTGGTTTTAGCGGCATGGAAATTGAGACAATCTGCCGTTACCAATTACCAGTGACTATTTTAGTGTTTAATAACGGCGGTGTTTATCGTGGAGATGATATTAATCGTCATGGTGATAGTGATCCGGCACCGACTTATTTAATGAAAGAAGCCCGTTATGACAAGATGATGGAAGCGTTTGGCGGTCAAGGCTTTAATGCAACGACATCGGATGAAATTAAGGCAGCATTATTAGCAGGCTTACAATCTGGTAAACCGACATTAATTAACTGTGTTATCGATCCGACTGTTGGAACTGAAAGTGGCCATTTAACTAACTTAAATCCTCAATCAGTTGATAAAAAATAG
- the yfdV gene encoding transporter YfdV — MFSIFMADLLPIIVIMALGYASGKRNVFTEDQAKAFNKLVLNYALPAALFVSLVRADRSMLFADMTLTIVSFVGLIISFFVAFYSCKYIFKHTRGEAAVCALIAGSPTIGFLGFAVLDPIYGDTVSTGLVVAIISIIVNAITIPIGLFLLSPAKGENEKGNSGLNSLISALKEPVVWSPILATVLVLVGFKLPAVWDPTFDLIAKANSGVAVFAAGLTLAANKFEFDGEIIYNTLLKLVFMPALLLVLGLMFHMSSNNLQMMVLAGALPPAFSGIIIASRFGVYTRTGTASLAVSVLGFIIAAPAWIFITRYVIGLV; from the coding sequence ATGTTTAGTATTTTTATGGCCGATTTGTTGCCAATCATTGTGATTATGGCTTTAGGTTATGCCAGCGGTAAGCGTAATGTCTTTACCGAAGATCAAGCTAAAGCATTTAATAAACTAGTGCTTAACTATGCATTACCTGCTGCACTATTCGTATCATTAGTGCGTGCAGATAGATCAATGCTATTTGCTGATATGACATTAACTATTGTTTCATTTGTTGGGTTAATTATCAGTTTCTTTGTCGCGTTTTATAGTTGTAAATATATTTTTAAACATACTCGTGGCGAAGCTGCAGTTTGTGCATTAATCGCAGGTTCTCCAACTATCGGTTTCTTAGGATTTGCTGTACTTGATCCAATTTATGGTGATACCGTATCAACAGGTCTTGTTGTCGCAATTATCTCAATTATTGTCAATGCAATTACGATTCCAATTGGTCTATTTTTATTAAGCCCAGCTAAAGGCGAAAATGAAAAAGGTAATAGTGGTTTAAACTCTTTAATCTCTGCATTAAAAGAACCTGTTGTTTGGTCACCAATTTTAGCAACAGTATTAGTATTAGTCGGCTTCAAATTACCAGCGGTTTGGGATCCAACATTCGATCTTATCGCTAAAGCGAACTCAGGTGTCGCGGTATTTGCTGCTGGTTTAACTTTAGCTGCTAATAAATTCGAGTTTGATGGTGAAATTATTTACAACACCCTATTAAAACTTGTCTTTATGCCCGCGTTATTATTAGTACTTGGTTTAATGTTCCATATGTCTTCAAATAACTTACAAATGATGGTTCTTGCAGGGGCATTACCACCGGCTTTCTCTGGTATTATTATTGCTAGCCGTTTTGGTGTATATACACGAACAGGTACAGCATCACTTGCAGTTAGTGTGCTTGGCTTTATTATTGCCGCACCAGCTTGGATTTTCATTACACGTTATGTGATTGGTTTAGTGTAG
- the yfdE gene encoding CoA:oxalate CoA-transferase codes for MSDNTPLAKGPFEGLLVIDLTHVLNGPFGTQILADLGARVIKVEQPGHGDDTRLYGPFSNGESLYYSFTNRGKESIVLNLKEDADRQIFFNMIKEADVLAENFRPGTMNKLGLSYEALAKINPRLIYASSSGFGHTGPLANAPAYDTIIQAMSGIMMETGFVNGPATRVGTSISDLCGGIYMFCGIASALYGRERTGKGTHVDVAMFDSTLAFLEHGLMNYVATGKSPERLGDRHPYMAPFDVFQTKDKQIAICCGNDELFAELCDALETPQLVSDERFSSNASRVKNQAELKIIIEKQLSQNNAEYWLVEIEKHRVPVAPLLGVAEAMALPQTKARNMLIDAGAVKVPGTPIKLSSYPDPSVRKGAPKLDEHGPMIRQEFSHKK; via the coding sequence ATGTCAGATAATACCCCATTAGCAAAAGGTCCCTTTGAAGGGCTTCTTGTAATTGATTTAACCCATGTATTAAATGGTCCTTTTGGTACGCAAATTTTAGCTGACTTAGGTGCCCGTGTCATAAAAGTAGAACAACCAGGACATGGTGATGACACCAGACTTTACGGTCCATTTTCTAACGGCGAATCACTCTACTACAGTTTTACCAATCGCGGTAAAGAGAGCATTGTGCTTAATTTAAAAGAAGATGCAGATCGTCAGATCTTCTTTAATATGATTAAAGAAGCCGATGTACTAGCTGAAAACTTTCGCCCCGGTACCATGAATAAATTAGGTTTATCTTATGAAGCCTTAGCGAAAATTAATCCTCGTCTTATTTATGCGTCCTCCTCTGGATTTGGTCATACCGGACCACTCGCCAATGCGCCGGCTTATGATACTATTATTCAGGCAATGAGTGGCATTATGATGGAAACGGGTTTTGTTAATGGTCCAGCCACACGGGTTGGCACATCGATCTCCGATTTATGTGGTGGTATTTATATGTTTTGTGGTATCGCCAGCGCACTCTATGGACGAGAACGCACAGGTAAAGGAACACATGTTGATGTTGCCATGTTTGACTCTACACTGGCTTTTTTAGAGCATGGTTTAATGAACTATGTTGCAACAGGTAAATCTCCTGAACGCTTAGGAGATCGTCACCCTTATATGGCACCTTTTGATGTTTTTCAAACCAAAGATAAGCAAATTGCGATCTGTTGTGGCAATGATGAACTGTTTGCTGAGTTATGTGATGCACTTGAAACACCACAATTAGTCAGTGATGAGCGCTTTAGTAGTAATGCCAGTCGCGTCAAAAATCAAGCCGAGTTAAAGATTATTATTGAGAAGCAGCTGAGTCAAAACAATGCTGAGTATTGGTTGGTAGAGATAGAAAAACACCGAGTCCCTGTTGCTCCACTACTTGGTGTTGCCGAAGCAATGGCACTACCACAAACCAAAGCGCGTAACATGCTTATTGATGCGGGTGCAGTCAAAGTCCCTGGGACCCCAATTAAATTGAGTAGCTACCCCGATCCTTCTGTAAGAAAAGGAGCGCCTAAATTAGATGAACATGGACCAATGATTCGTCAAGAGTTTAGTCATAAAAAGTAA
- the mgtA gene encoding magnesium-translocating P-type ATPase, translating to MKQQVKDKKNAPVKALLEAKNSLDGTLANLQSTLAGLTNADAKSRIEQFGKNEVAREYVPSAFVQLLIAFKNPFIFVLLILAVVSFFTDYWFPLRNGEETDLTGVIIIVSMVAISGLLRFWQEYRSNRAAEALKSMIKTTATVLRRPHKNMSSERIEIPLDEVVPGDIIFLSAGDMIPADIRLIESRDLFVSQAVLTGESIPVEKYDTLGAVSQKSENADPEKLSNDTLDTNNICFMGTNVVSGTAKAVVIATGADTYFGSLAKSIIGTRSQTAFDKGVNSVSWLLIRFMLIMVPIVFAINGITKGDWGEAALFALAVAVGLTPEMLPMIVSANLAKGAIGMAKRKVVVKRLNAIQNFGAMDVLCTDKTGTLTQDRIILEQHLDIYGAVDPSVLKLAWINSHYQSGMKNLMDKAVIHFAEEKAKLKKLGFGQYTKIDELPFDFVRRRLSVVVQNGTDNHLMICKGAVEEMLSIAAYVYENGEYLPLTDERKQQLIALAHQYNQDGFRVLAVGLKDIPAEETKTQYSVADENALVIRGFLTFLDPPKESAMEAIRALSEHGVAVKVLTGDNEIITTKICREVGLEPGQPLLGVDIEKMSDEELKEHVESRTVFAKLTPLQKSRIIRLLQDNGHTVGFLGDGINDAPALRDSDVGISVDTATDIAKESADIILLEKSLMVLEEGVIRGRETFGNIMKYLNMTASSNFGNVFSVLVASAFIPFLPMLAIHLLIQNLLYDISQLSLPWDKMDDEFLQKPRKWNAPNIGRFMIWIGPTSSIFDITTYALMWFVFAANNVEAQALFHSGWFIEGLLSQTLVVHMLRTQKIPFIQSTAAFPVIVMTILIMAIGIYIPFSPFGTMIGLEPLPWTYFPWLVGTLVSYCIVAQLMKTIYIKKFGQWF from the coding sequence TAGTCTTGATGGTACATTAGCAAATTTACAATCCACTTTAGCTGGATTGACTAATGCTGATGCCAAATCTCGTATTGAACAGTTCGGTAAAAATGAAGTCGCCAGAGAATATGTGCCATCAGCATTTGTACAATTACTCATCGCATTCAAAAACCCATTTATTTTTGTATTACTGATTTTAGCAGTAGTCAGCTTTTTTACTGACTATTGGTTTCCTTTACGCAATGGTGAAGAAACTGATTTAACCGGTGTTATCATCATTGTATCAATGGTTGCGATTAGTGGATTATTACGATTTTGGCAAGAGTATCGCTCAAATAGAGCAGCTGAAGCATTAAAATCAATGATTAAAACTACGGCAACGGTATTGCGTCGTCCACATAAAAACATGTCTTCAGAAAGAATCGAGATTCCTCTTGATGAAGTGGTGCCGGGTGATATTATTTTCTTATCTGCTGGTGATATGATCCCTGCTGATATTCGCTTGATTGAATCTCGCGATCTTTTTGTTAGCCAGGCTGTATTAACCGGCGAATCAATTCCAGTTGAAAAATATGATACTTTAGGTGCAGTCTCACAAAAAAGTGAAAATGCAGATCCAGAGAAATTATCAAATGATACATTAGATACTAATAATATCTGTTTTATGGGTACCAATGTTGTTAGTGGTACTGCTAAAGCCGTAGTTATTGCAACAGGTGCGGATACTTATTTTGGTTCTTTAGCTAAGTCAATTATCGGTACACGTTCACAAACCGCTTTCGATAAAGGGGTAAATAGCGTAAGTTGGTTATTGATTCGTTTTATGTTAATCATGGTACCAATTGTATTTGCAATTAATGGTATCACCAAAGGAGATTGGGGCGAAGCGGCACTATTTGCTTTAGCTGTTGCAGTTGGTTTAACACCAGAAATGTTACCGATGATTGTTAGCGCAAACTTGGCTAAAGGTGCAATCGGAATGGCGAAACGTAAAGTGGTGGTAAAACGCCTTAATGCGATTCAAAATTTTGGTGCAATGGATGTTTTATGTACGGATAAAACGGGTACTTTAACACAAGACCGTATCATTCTTGAGCAGCATCTTGATATTTATGGTGCAGTTGACCCAAGTGTATTAAAACTAGCTTGGATTAATAGTCATTATCAAAGTGGTATGAAAAACTTAATGGATAAAGCGGTTATTCATTTTGCTGAAGAGAAAGCTAAACTTAAAAAATTAGGTTTTGGTCAATATACTAAAATTGATGAGTTACCGTTTGATTTTGTCCGTCGTCGCCTTTCAGTGGTGGTACAAAATGGTACAGATAATCACTTGATGATCTGTAAAGGGGCTGTAGAGGAGATGCTATCAATTGCAGCATATGTTTACGAAAATGGTGAGTATCTACCATTAACTGATGAACGTAAACAGCAATTAATTGCATTAGCACATCAATATAACCAAGATGGTTTTAGAGTATTAGCGGTTGGATTAAAAGATATTCCAGCTGAAGAAACTAAAACACAATATAGTGTTGCTGATGAAAATGCGTTAGTTATTCGTGGCTTTTTAACTTTCTTAGATCCACCGAAAGAGAGTGCAATGGAAGCGATTCGTGCATTGAGTGAACATGGTGTTGCAGTTAAAGTTCTTACTGGTGATAACGAAATTATTACTACCAAAATTTGTCGTGAAGTTGGACTTGAACCAGGTCAACCATTACTCGGTGTTGATATTGAAAAAATGAGTGATGAAGAGCTAAAAGAGCATGTAGAGAGTCGAACTGTATTTGCTAAATTAACCCCACTACAAAAATCGCGTATTATTCGTTTATTACAAGATAATGGTCATACAGTTGGTTTCTTGGGGGATGGTATTAATGATGCTCCTGCGTTACGTGATTCTGATGTCGGGATTTCAGTTGATACGGCAACAGATATTGCGAAGGAGTCCGCAGATATTATTTTACTAGAAAAAAGTTTAATGGTATTAGAAGAGGGTGTTATTCGAGGTCGTGAAACCTTTGGTAATATCATGAAATATCTGAATATGACAGCAAGTTCAAACTTTGGTAATGTGTTCTCGGTCTTAGTTGCTAGTGCCTTTATTCCATTCTTACCAATGCTAGCGATTCACTTGCTAATTCAAAATTTGCTATATGATATCTCCCAACTATCTTTACCTTGGGATAAAATGGATGATGAGTTTTTACAAAAACCAAGAAAATGGAATGCCCCAAACATTGGCCGTTTTATGATCTGGATTGGACCAACATCATCAATCTTTGATATTACAACTTATGCATTAATGTGGTTTGTCTTTGCCGCTAATAATGTTGAAGCGCAAGCACTATTCCATTCAGGTTGGTTTATTGAAGGGTTATTATCGCAAACTTTAGTTGTACATATGCTTCGTACGCAAAAGATTCCATTTATTCAAAGTACTGCCGCATTCCCAGTTATTGTAATGACTATTTTGATTATGGCGATAGGTATTTATATCCCATTCTCTCCATTCGGCACAATGATTGGACTTGAGCCATTACCTTGGACATACTTCCCATGGTTAGTGGGTACCTTAGTTTCTTACTGTATTGTTGCTCAATTAATGAAAACAATTTACATCAAGAAATTTGGTCAATGGTTCTAA